A single genomic interval of Lathyrus oleraceus cultivar Zhongwan6 chromosome 7, CAAS_Psat_ZW6_1.0, whole genome shotgun sequence harbors:
- the LOC127104348 gene encoding uncharacterized protein LOC127104348, whose protein sequence is MSQQSNSSPSKNMPCSLSAEPSNPNREDPVADSANTPHARRPKETVSGFSSAIALEERTKEGSRYVHNAIATMVSGNLKVLGVSIPLNTIKPDSVAHQENTESLGKNISDDVEQTDAHKESNVEKPLDNVASEEVHVTHDVSDNPNCEAETVDLEEFSDNEVLSSVLPSIAKRVRTRREKKTVAQRSPRKKIDVPTSSKTKVAVESSLKRKDVPYNVSDILSKKKLTTSKLAASVPEVPIHNISFHFASSVNRWKYVYQKRLALERELAQNVLDCKDIMDLIQEAGLMKTVTQFSKCYEMLVKEFIVNLSEECADGKSKEFRKVYVRGKCINFSPSVINKYLGRPDEAQPELEVTNNKICQVITANQVRKWPLKGKLVASKLSVKYAMLHKIGVANCVATNHKSTVAVMLGKFIYVVGTKAKFDYGSYIFDQTLKHAGSFSVKGPIAFPSLICGIVLNQFPNITENDSVKKRDRPMAFNHKLFLGTHVPDIVMTSSETSRVSNQPGKVVVIAMLKETCRELEARKLKLEKLISSLEMTKGDVLADGGEFGEAAAVAEEAERQGEEGEADASPEDGTDDDADSESDD, encoded by the exons ATGTCTCAACAATCCAACTCTTCTCCTTCCAAGAACATGCCTTGTTCTCTTAGCGCTGAACCAAGCAACCCTAACAGAGAAGATCCTGTTGCTGACTCTGCGAATACCCcacatgcaagaagacctaaagaaactgTATCAGGCTTCTCCTCAGCCATCGCTCTTGAGGAACGAACCAAAGAAGGTTCCAGGTATGTTCACAATGCCATTGCCACTATGGTGTCTGGAAATCTTAAGGTCCTTGGGGTTTCCATTCCCTTAAACACTATTAAACCTGATAGTGTTGCTCATCAAGAAAATACTGAATCTTTAGGAAAGAATATCTCTGATGATGTTGAGCAAACTGATGCTCATAAGGAGTCAAATGTTGAAAAACCCTTAGATAATGTGGCTAGTGAGGAAGTTCATGTCACTcatgatgtcagtgacaaccctaactGTGAGGCTGAAACAGTAGACCTGGAGGAATTTTCTGATAATGAGGTGTTGTCCTCAGTTctccctagcatagccaaaagggttaggactaggagagaaaagAAAACTGTGGCTCAAAGGTCCCCCAGAAAGAAGATTGATGTTCCAACCTCTTCCAAGACAAAGGTGGCAGTCGAGAGTTCCCTCAAGAGGAAAG ATGTTCCTTATAATGTCTCTGACATTCTGTCAAAGAAGAAGCTAACCACTAGCAAGCTTGCagctagtgtccctgaggtaccaATTCACAACATATCTTTTCATTTTGCTTCAAGTGTAAACAGGTGGAAATATGTTTATCAGAAAAGGCTGGCTTTGGAAAGGGAATTAGCTCAGAATGTCCTAGACTGTAAGGATATTATGGACCTTATTCAAGAGGCTGGTTTAATGAAGACTGTGACTCAGTTCTCAAAGTGCTATGAGATGTTGGTAAAGGAATTTATTGTTAATTTGTCTGAAGAATGTGCTGATGGCAAGTCTAAGGAATTCAGGAAAGTGTATGTGAGAGGCAAGTGTATAAATTTCTCTCCTTCAGTGATCAACAAGTATTTGGGAAGGCCTGATGAAGCTCAACCCGAGCTTGAGGTGACTAACAACAAAATCTGTCAAGTCATAACTGCTAATCAGGTAAGGAAGTGGCCACTCAAAGGAAAATTGGTGGCAAGTAAACTGAGTGTCAAGTATGCAATGCTGCACAAGATTGGAGTTGCTAACTGCGTGGCCACCAATCATAAATCTACAGTTGCTGTAATGCTTGGAAAGTTTATATATGTTGTTGGAACCAAAGCCAAATTTGACTATGGCTCCTATATATTTGATCAAACTTTGAAGCATGCAGgaagcttcagtgtgaagggtcctatagcctttccttctcTCATCTGTGGTATTGTTTTGAATCAGTTTCCAAACATAACTGAGAATGATTCTGTGAAGAAAAGAGACAGACCTATGGCTTTCAATCATAAGTTGTTCCTAGGTACCCATGTCCCTGACATTGTTATGACATCAAGTGAGACATCACGTGTAAGCAATCAGCCAGGCAAAGTTGTTGTCATTGCAATGCTCAAAGAAACCTGCAGGGAATtagaggcaaggaagctgaagttGGAAAAATTGATTAGCTCTTTGGAGATGACTAAAGGTGATGTGCTAGCTGATGGTGGAGAATTTGGTGAAGCTGCTGCTGTTGCAGAAGAAGCTGAAAGACAAGGTGAAGAGGGAGAAGCAGATGCCAGTCCTGAAGATGGCACAGATGATGATGCTGACTCTGAGTCAGATGACTAG